One window from the genome of Streptococcus halotolerans encodes:
- a CDS encoding GNAT family N-acetyltransferase codes for MEIRHVDIADWHTISAIESQNFSVEEATRPEVIKERIERISDTFLVAVINDEIAGYIEGPAVPQRYLTDDLFHKVRENSKTGGFIVVTSLSVSKKYQEQGVGTALIAALKDLSVAQNRQGISLTCHDYLISYYEKNGFIDEGESESEHGGALWYNMVWENPRK; via the coding sequence ATGGAAATTAGACATGTAGACATAGCAGATTGGCATACGATTTCTGCTATCGAATCTCAAAATTTCTCAGTAGAAGAAGCCACAAGACCTGAGGTCATAAAGGAAAGAATCGAACGTATTTCAGACACCTTCCTGGTGGCTGTTATCAATGATGAGATTGCTGGTTATATCGAAGGACCAGCAGTGCCACAACGTTACCTAACAGATGATTTATTTCATAAGGTTAGGGAAAATTCTAAAACAGGTGGGTTTATTGTTGTTACCAGCTTATCTGTTTCCAAAAAATATCAAGAACAAGGCGTTGGTACAGCTCTGATAGCAGCCTTAAAAGACCTATCAGTTGCCCAAAACCGACAAGGCATCAGCTTAACCTGCCATGATTATTTGATTTCCTATTATGAAAAGAATGGCTTTATTGATGAGGGGGAATCTGAATCAGAACATGGTGGTGCTCTCTGGTATAATATGGTCTGGGAAAATCCTAGGAAGTAA
- the murC gene encoding UDP-N-acetylmuramate--L-alanine ligase, translating to MSKTYHFIGIKGSGMSALALMLHQMGHKVQGSDVDKYYFTQRGLEQAGIPILPFSEENITSDMELVAGNAFRQDNNVEMAKVIESGYSFKRYHEFLGEFMKQFTSFGVAGAHGKTSTTGLLAHVMKNITDTSFLIGDGTGRGSASSQYFVFESDEYERHFMPYHPDYSIITNIDFDHPDYFTGIDDVFDAFDTYAKQAKKALFVFGEDEYLRRITSPARIYYYGFDESNDFYATDITRTINGSEFTVMHDGKAIGHFHVPAFGRHNILNATAVIANLFVAGFDMGLVAEHLKTFSGVKRRFTEKKINETIVIDDFAHHPTEIMATLDAARQKYPSKEIVAIFQPHTFTRTIALLDEFAAALNEADAVYLAQIYGSAREVDRGDVKVEDLANRIHKPAQVITVENVSPLLDHDNAVYVFMGAGDIQLYERSFEELLSNLTENNQ from the coding sequence ATGTCAAAAACCTATCATTTTATCGGAATTAAGGGCTCAGGGATGAGCGCACTTGCATTGATGTTACATCAAATGGGCCATAAGGTTCAGGGGTCTGATGTTGATAAATATTACTTTACACAACGTGGATTAGAACAGGCTGGAATTCCGATTCTTCCTTTCTCTGAGGAAAATATCACGTCAGATATGGAGCTGGTTGCTGGTAACGCTTTTCGTCAAGATAATAATGTTGAAATGGCTAAAGTGATTGAGTCGGGTTATTCATTTAAACGTTATCACGAGTTTCTTGGAGAATTCATGAAGCAATTCACCAGTTTTGGTGTAGCAGGAGCACATGGTAAGACGTCAACAACAGGTCTTTTAGCTCATGTTATGAAAAACATCACTGACACATCGTTTTTGATTGGTGATGGTACCGGACGTGGTTCAGCGTCGAGTCAGTACTTTGTTTTTGAGTCGGATGAATATGAGCGTCATTTCATGCCCTATCACCCAGATTACTCTATCATCACTAATATCGATTTTGATCACCCAGATTATTTTACCGGTATTGATGATGTTTTTGATGCTTTTGATACTTATGCCAAACAAGCTAAAAAAGCTCTTTTTGTCTTTGGAGAAGATGAGTACCTTCGTCGTATCACCTCTCCTGCCAGGATTTACTATTATGGCTTTGATGAGTCAAATGATTTTTATGCAACAGACATCACCCGAACCATCAATGGTTCTGAGTTTACCGTGATGCATGATGGTAAAGCGATTGGGCATTTCCATGTCCCAGCATTTGGACGCCATAATATCCTAAATGCGACAGCTGTTATCGCTAATCTTTTTGTTGCAGGATTTGATATGGGTCTTGTTGCAGAGCATCTTAAGACTTTCTCAGGCGTTAAGCGTCGCTTTACTGAGAAAAAGATTAATGAGACTATTGTTATTGATGACTTTGCCCATCATCCTACCGAAATTATGGCAACCTTGGATGCGGCTCGTCAAAAATACCCATCTAAAGAAATTGTTGCCATTTTTCAACCGCATACCTTTACACGTACTATCGCTTTGCTAGATGAGTTTGCAGCAGCTTTAAATGAAGCAGATGCAGTGTATCTAGCACAAATTTATGGTTCAGCGCGTGAGGTTGATCGTGGAGATGTCAAAGTTGAGGATTTGGCCAATCGCATCCACAAACCAGCACAAGTGATTACTGTTGAAAATGTGTCCCCACTCCTTGATCATGACAATGCTGTTTATGTCTTCATGGGTGCTGGAGATATACAACTTTATGAACGTTCTTTTGAAGAACTCTTATCTAACTTGACAGAAAATAATCAATAG